One window of the Synechococcus sp. CC9311 genome contains the following:
- the psaB gene encoding photosystem I core protein PsaB, with protein sequence MATKFPSFSQGLAQDPTTRRIWYGIATAHDFESHDGMTEEKLYQKLFSTHFGHLAIIGLWVSGNLFHIAWQGNFEQWVSDPLHVRPIAHAIWDPHFGQGAIDAFTQAGASSPVNIAYSGLYHWFYTIGMTTNAELYQGSIFMMILSAWALFAGWLHLQPKFRPSLAWFKNAESRLNHHLAVLFGFSSIAWTGHLVHVAIPESRGQHVGWDNFLSVMPHPAGLGPFFTGNWGVYAQNPDTTGQIFGTAEGSGTAILTFLGGFHPQTEALWLTDIAHHHLAIGVIFVIAGHMYRTNFGIGHSIREILEAHNPPTGTPGDLGAGHKGLYDTINNSLHFQLGLALASLGVITSLVAQHMYAMPSYAFIAKDYTTQAALYTHHQYIAIALMCGAFAHGAIFFIRDYDPEANKDNVLGRMLEHKEAIISHLSWVSLFLGFHTLGLYVHNDVVVAFGTPEKQILVEPVFAQFVQAASGKAIYGFDVLLANAGGAAANANAAYMGGWMDAINGVRGSNDLFLPIGPGDFLVHHAIALGLHTTTLILVKGALDARGSKLMPDKKDFGYSFPCDGPGRGGTCDISAWDAFYLAVFWALNTVGWVTFYWHWKHLAIWQGNVAQFNESSTYLMGWFRDYLWLNSSQLINGYNPFGSNNLAVWSWMFLFGHLVWATGFMFLISWRGYWQELIETIVWAHERSPIANMMGWRDKPVALSIVQARVVGLAHFTVGYVLTYGAFLIASTSGKFG encoded by the coding sequence ATGGCAACGAAATTTCCTTCGTTTAGCCAGGGTCTGGCACAGGACCCGACAACCCGCCGCATTTGGTACGGGATCGCCACGGCTCACGACTTCGAGAGCCATGACGGAATGACGGAGGAGAAGCTTTACCAAAAGCTCTTCTCCACCCATTTCGGGCATCTCGCGATCATCGGCCTTTGGGTTTCGGGAAACCTGTTCCATATCGCCTGGCAGGGCAACTTCGAACAGTGGGTCTCCGACCCACTGCACGTCCGCCCAATCGCTCATGCAATTTGGGATCCCCACTTTGGTCAAGGCGCAATTGATGCCTTCACTCAAGCGGGTGCATCCTCCCCAGTGAATATTGCCTATTCAGGCCTTTATCACTGGTTTTACACCATCGGCATGACCACGAATGCCGAGCTGTATCAGGGATCCATCTTCATGATGATCCTGTCAGCTTGGGCTCTGTTCGCTGGTTGGCTGCATTTGCAGCCCAAGTTCCGTCCCTCCCTTGCTTGGTTCAAAAACGCGGAATCCCGCCTGAACCATCACCTTGCAGTCCTGTTTGGATTCAGCTCAATCGCTTGGACCGGTCACCTGGTTCACGTGGCTATCCCTGAGTCCCGCGGTCAGCACGTTGGTTGGGACAACTTCCTCAGCGTGATGCCTCACCCAGCAGGTCTGGGTCCATTCTTCACCGGCAATTGGGGCGTTTATGCCCAAAATCCTGACACCACAGGTCAGATTTTTGGTACCGCTGAAGGATCGGGCACTGCAATCCTGACCTTCCTCGGTGGCTTCCACCCTCAGACCGAAGCCCTCTGGCTAACAGATATCGCTCACCATCATTTGGCCATTGGCGTGATCTTCGTGATCGCTGGTCATATGTATCGGACGAACTTCGGTATCGGTCACTCGATCCGCGAGATCCTTGAAGCTCACAACCCACCAACCGGTACCCCCGGCGACCTGGGTGCTGGCCATAAAGGTCTCTACGACACCATCAACAACAGCCTGCACTTCCAGCTTGGTCTTGCTCTCGCCTCTTTGGGCGTGATCACCAGCCTGGTGGCACAGCACATGTACGCCATGCCGTCGTATGCCTTCATCGCGAAGGACTACACGACCCAGGCTGCCCTCTACACCCATCACCAGTACATCGCCATCGCCTTGATGTGCGGTGCCTTTGCTCACGGTGCGATCTTCTTTATTCGTGACTACGACCCCGAAGCCAATAAGGACAACGTCCTGGGTCGGATGCTCGAGCACAAAGAAGCCATCATCAGCCACTTGAGCTGGGTCTCCCTTTTCCTTGGCTTCCATACCCTTGGCCTCTACGTCCATAACGACGTGGTTGTGGCCTTTGGAACCCCTGAAAAGCAGATCTTGGTTGAGCCTGTCTTTGCACAGTTCGTCCAGGCTGCTTCCGGTAAGGCGATTTACGGCTTCGATGTTCTCCTAGCGAACGCTGGTGGCGCTGCTGCCAATGCCAACGCTGCCTACATGGGCGGTTGGATGGATGCCATTAATGGTGTTCGTGGCAGCAATGACTTGTTCCTACCAATTGGTCCTGGTGACTTCCTTGTTCACCACGCCATTGCTCTAGGTCTCCACACCACCACCCTGATCCTTGTGAAGGGTGCTCTGGACGCACGTGGCTCCAAGTTGATGCCTGACAAGAAGGACTTTGGCTACTCCTTCCCCTGCGACGGTCCTGGCCGTGGCGGCACCTGTGACATCTCTGCCTGGGACGCGTTCTATCTCGCTGTCTTCTGGGCTTTGAACACAGTGGGTTGGGTCACCTTCTACTGGCATTGGAAGCACCTTGCGATTTGGCAAGGCAACGTGGCTCAGTTCAACGAATCCAGCACCTATCTGATGGGTTGGTTCCGTGACTACCTCTGGCTGAACAGCTCACAGCTGATCAATGGATACAACCCATTTGGCAGCAACAACCTGGCCGTCTGGTCTTGGATGTTCCTGTTTGGTCATCTGGTTTGGGCTACCGGCTTCATGTTCCTGATTTCCTGGCGCGGTTACTGGCAGGAGCTCATTGAGACCATCGTTTGGGCTCACGAACGCAGTCCTATCGCCAACATGATGGGCTGGCGTGACAAGCCTGTGGCTCTCTCCATCGTTCAGGCACGTGTTGTTGGTCTTGCTCACTTCACGGTTGGTTATGTGCTCACGTACGGAGCCTTCTTGATCGCCTCCACTTCTGGCAAGTTCGGATGA
- a CDS encoding cupin has translation MRLVEVNTLLAPALHQASSEQAHFFDYRSAANPQQSGLINAIPYRSFSPDFFDQSGCDVLPLDLSEMLGCSGPATGPSLCANFVRLDRGQQRTSAVATSQLFFITNGEGETQACGRTFQWSKGDILVLPAGGDAIHSSIEKAGLYWVHDAPLLRYLGVEPAQARFEPSFYSHQDSKRHLDAIAKSPNGARANRVSVLLGNSNFPQTRTITHTLWAMLGILPAGQIQRPHRHQSIALDFAVDCQPGCYTMIGTELDAKGMIINGHREDWAPGAAFVTPPGYWHSHHNESGADAYVLPIQDAGLHTYLRTLDIAFSGGN, from the coding sequence ATGCGTCTCGTTGAGGTCAACACCCTGTTAGCTCCCGCTTTGCATCAGGCCTCATCTGAGCAAGCCCATTTTTTTGATTACCGCTCCGCTGCGAACCCTCAACAGAGTGGGCTGATCAATGCAATTCCCTATCGGTCGTTTTCGCCAGATTTTTTCGATCAATCCGGTTGCGATGTACTTCCTCTAGATCTGAGTGAAATGCTTGGCTGCTCTGGTCCAGCCACCGGTCCTTCTCTTTGTGCGAATTTTGTTCGCCTCGACCGTGGTCAACAACGCACCAGTGCTGTTGCGACCAGTCAGCTGTTTTTCATCACGAATGGAGAAGGGGAAACGCAAGCCTGCGGGCGAACATTTCAATGGTCAAAGGGAGACATCTTGGTGCTGCCTGCGGGTGGCGACGCAATTCACAGCAGCATCGAAAAAGCAGGACTTTATTGGGTGCATGATGCACCGCTCCTGCGTTATCTCGGCGTCGAGCCAGCACAAGCTCGCTTTGAGCCGAGCTTTTACAGCCATCAGGACAGCAAACGACATCTTGATGCGATTGCAAAAAGCCCCAACGGTGCTCGTGCCAACCGTGTCAGCGTTTTGCTGGGCAACAGCAATTTTCCACAAACGCGAACGATCACCCATACGCTCTGGGCCATGCTCGGAATCTTGCCTGCTGGCCAGATACAACGACCCCATCGCCACCAATCGATCGCACTCGATTTCGCGGTTGATTGCCAACCCGGCTGCTACACGATGATCGGCACAGAGCTGGATGCGAAGGGGATGATTATCAATGGGCATCGTGAAGATTGGGCCCCGGGAGCGGCCTTCGTGACACCCCCCGGTTACTGGCATTCTCACCACAATGAATCCGGAGCTGATGCCTACGTGCTGCCGATTCAAGATGCAGGCCTTCATACCTATCTACGCACTCTGGACATCGCCTTCAGTGGCGGGAATTAA
- a CDS encoding fatty acid desaturase: MTTTTQTISQDMAPSAYPKRIDFKLAPFMASDDRIASWQILNTVVPIIAVAIAMSAVTTSFNTTAIVLTPLLLVLMVLLLSRSFSLMHDCGHQSLFSSKRSNRIAAFGLSLIHGMPQHPWSRGHAFHHKHNGNWDRYRGPSALITREQYEARSPRSQWLYRVLRHPLLLFPGGFFYLIIKPRLALLLSFFEFIGHSIKSTIKMVRTGSWISPKHVCLNYKSSFFYTSGECVDMVANTAVVGLLWWWIGSSIGYAHFWILYSVVMSCSAAVMIAVFFIQHNFPDSYTSDEDNWSYFRGAISGSSFLQMPAVLNWFTADIAYHHIHHLSERIPNYRLKECHEANIHLVDNVHKLYLYQIGDCFSLILWDRERFKLVSPFA, translated from the coding sequence ATGACAACGACCACTCAGACGATTAGCCAAGACATGGCGCCTAGCGCTTACCCCAAACGGATCGACTTCAAACTCGCTCCTTTTATGGCCAGCGATGACCGCATAGCGAGCTGGCAGATCCTGAACACCGTGGTTCCGATCATCGCGGTAGCGATCGCGATGTCTGCGGTCACAACATCGTTCAACACCACAGCCATCGTGTTGACACCCTTGCTCCTCGTGTTGATGGTTCTGCTGCTCAGTCGCAGCTTCTCCCTGATGCATGACTGCGGTCATCAAAGCCTGTTCAGCTCCAAACGGTCGAATCGAATTGCAGCCTTCGGCTTGAGCTTGATTCACGGCATGCCGCAACATCCCTGGTCACGGGGACACGCTTTCCATCACAAACACAATGGAAATTGGGATCGCTATCGCGGACCATCAGCTCTCATCACACGCGAGCAATACGAAGCGCGATCTCCACGTTCCCAGTGGCTTTATCGCGTCTTACGCCATCCATTGCTGCTATTCCCAGGTGGATTCTTCTATCTCATCATTAAGCCAAGACTTGCCTTACTTTTGAGCTTTTTTGAATTCATTGGCCATTCCATCAAAAGCACCATAAAGATGGTGCGTACCGGCTCCTGGATATCCCCAAAACATGTTTGTTTGAATTACAAATCTAGTTTCTTTTACACCAGCGGAGAATGTGTAGACATGGTTGCCAACACTGCAGTCGTTGGGTTGTTGTGGTGGTGGATCGGAAGTTCTATAGGATATGCACATTTCTGGATCCTCTATTCAGTGGTAATGAGCTGCAGTGCAGCGGTGATGATTGCCGTCTTTTTCATCCAACACAATTTCCCCGATTCTTATACAAGTGATGAAGACAATTGGAGTTATTTTCGTGGAGCCATTTCTGGATCCTCTTTCCTTCAAATGCCTGCCGTTTTGAATTGGTTTACTGCCGATATCGCTTATCACCATATTCACCATCTCTCAGAGCGCATTCCAAATTATCGATTGAAGGAATGTCATGAAGCCAATATCCATCTTGTTGACAATGTCCACAAACTTTATCTTTATCAGATTGGCGATTGCTTCTCTCTCATCCTTTGGGACAGGGAACGCTTCAAGCTGGTTTCACCATTTGCCTGA